The region GTCGTCGTCATTCTTCTACTAAATTTGGTTGCTCAACAGGTTCAAAGCCACTCGGCGCGAGTGGTGGTTTAAGGAGGCTAATTTCATTTACTCGCAAACGCAGACATGGAATTTGATTCAGAAGGGTTTCACCCAACGTTGAACACGCATGAATTTCCAAAAGCGCATCGGGGATAGCTTCAAACAAAAGTCGTTGCTTGGGAAAGATAATTCGCTCAAACAACCAGTTGGGAATGTTTGTAATGCGTGCTCTTTGGATCTGGTTGGTGGTGTTGATGTAGTAACAAAGGATGCGATCAGACAAGTCGGATGGAAGAGGGGAAAAGGTTGAAATCACCGCAACACTCCTTTAAGTAATCGTCACCATTTACACCAACCTGGTCCAGCACTTAATCTTCGGGATGCGCGTAACGCCCAAACAGAAAGTCGAGTGCTTGGTTCCGCAGAGTGTAATAGTCTGGGTCTTCCATCATTTGTGTACGGTTGCGCGGATGGGGAAAATGAACCTCCATAATTTCACCAATTTTGGCAGCAGGTCCGTTGGTCATCATAACAATGCGATCTGCCAGGAACAGGGCTTCATCGATGTCGTGGGTGACCATCATGACGGTGATGCGATGCTCTTCCCAAATTTTCACGAGTTCATCTTGCAGTTCTTCGCGGGTAATTGCATCCAAGGCTCCAAACGGTTCATCCAGGATCAGAATTTCGGGATAGATGGAGAGAGCACGGGCGATCGAGACGCGCTGCTTCATGCCACCAGAAAGTTGCCCTGGCTTTTTATGGGCAGCCTCTTCTAAACCCACCATTGCCAAGTGTTCTCGAACGATGTCAGTTTTCTCTTGCTTGCTTTTCTGGGGGTAAACTGCATTAACGGCTAGGTAGATGTTTTCGTAAGCAGTTTTCCAGGGCAGCAGGGAGTAATTTTGAAACACAACCATGCGATCTGGACCAGGACGGTTGATTTTGTTGCCTTTCAAACGCACTTCGCCGCTGGTAGGCTGGTTGAAGCCAGCAATCATATTCAAAAGGGTTGATTTACCACAACCGGAATGCCCAATCACGCAGACAAATTCACCTTCCTGCACGGAAAGATTAACACCATCTAGAACGGTACAGTCGCCCTGCGGAGATGGATAGACTTTAGAAACGTTATCCACTTCCAGAAAGGCTGGTTGTTTTTGGGTCAGTGTGGGTGTTTGTGGACTGGTGAGGGTTTGCATGGGAGTTGTATGAATGTTGGGTCGCATGGATGAGTTAGAAAAAGGGAGAGGGAAGGGAATGTGTACGATCGCATCTTTATTGTTGTACTTTCCTCATCTCTGTAGCTTTGTCTAAGCAGCTACTGTTGTGATGTCATCTAAACGAATTTCTTCAATGCGAATGTTGCTGTGAATCGCGAAGCTATTCAGATAGCCAATTGGATCATCCGGGTTGAAAACCACTTCATCAAACAATTGGAAGGGTTTACGGTTCGGTTCGCTAGGCGGTAGCCCAACTGCTTGAGCGGCTTCTCGGTAAACATCTAAGCGGTGAGTGCGTTGTAATATCTCCACCCAGTTTTTAGGAAAAGGTGTGATACCCCAGCGTGCTAATTGGGTCAAAATCCAGAGACTTTCAGAAGGTTGAGGATAGTTACTAGCATCTACATAAAACTGGTTAAACCGGAGCAAATTATAGGGTTCTTCACCCATGCCATAGTTGTAGGGATCGATGAATCCAGGACGAGTGTATTCAGGTGCAGACCCAACATACTCAGGCTTGCAGAGTAGCTCTAAGATTTCTTCGCGGTTGCGGCGATCGTCACAATATTCGCAAGCTTCGATTAGGGCTTTGACCAGAGCCAGGTAAGTTTGGGGATGTTGATTTGCCCATTCTTCCTGCACACCCAACACTTTCTCTGGATGCCCTGCCCAAATATCCAGGTCAGTTGCAACAATAATTCCATGTCCTTCATAGACTGCGCGAGAATTCCAGGGTTCTCCAGCGCAGTACCCGTCAATGTTGTTGGCAATCAAGTTAGATAACATCTGTGCTGGTGGGATGACCGCCAGGTTAACTTCCTGGTCAGGATCAATACCACCTGAAGCCAACCAGTATCGCAACATCAGGTTGTGCATGGAGGTGGGATGCACAATGCCTAGAGTCCGGGATGTTTCGAGGGTTTGCTTGACATGATGCGCAAGGTCTTCCAGCGATCGCACACCTTGATCAAACAAATCCTTGTCTAAGGTAATGGCATTGCCATTACGGCTTAGCACCAGGGAAGTCACCATAGGTAAGGGGGCTTTGCCACCAAATCCAAGGGTCATGGCAAAAGGCATTCCGGCAACCATTTGAGCAGCATCCAACCGTTTTGATGCCATACCTTCTGAAATGGCTTTCCAACTTGGCTCCCGCGACAGGGTAACTTCTTCTAGCCCATGTTTAGTGAAAAAGCCCTTTTCCTTCGCCACAACTAACGGTGCACAGTCTGTTAAAGGCACAAAGCCAATGTCCAGATTGACTTTCTCTAACCCATGCCGTGCGATCGCCACTGCTTTCTTTGCCTTGCGTTTCTTATCGCGCTTTTGCTGATTCAAGAAATAGACAATCTCATTCCGCAACGCATAGTAGCTGGGATGGTTGACTACTTCTAGGCGATGGCGCGGATGAGGGAAAGGCACATCTAGAATCTGCCCAATTTGCGCTTCAGGTCCGTTGGTCATCATGACAATCCGGTCTGAGAGCAGCAGTGCTTCATCCACGTCATGGGTAACCATAACGCAGGTAATCTGGCTTTCTTCACAAATGCGCATTAGCTGTTCTTGTAGATTGCCCCGCGTCAGCGCATCCAACGCTCCCAGCGGTTCATCGAGTAATAACAGTTTGGGACGGATTGCCAGCGCACGAGCGATCGCCACCCGTTGCTTCATCCCACCAGACAGTTCTTTGGGCTTCTTATGTACCGCATGGCGCAATCCCACCAGGTTAATATGATGTTCCACAATACTGTCACGTTCGGCTTTTGGCAGGTTTTTCATCACCTTGTTGACTGCTAGTTCAATATTTTGTTGAACCGTGAGCCAGGGCAACAGTGAATAGTTTTGGAATACAACCATGCGATCAGGTCCAGGTTGGGTAACCTCCCGCCCTTCCAACACAACCCCACCATTAGTGGGACGATCCAAGCCAGCCAGG is a window of Leptolyngbyaceae cyanobacterium JSC-12 DNA encoding:
- a CDS encoding nitrate transport ATP-binding subunits C and D (IMG reference gene:2510094162~PFAM: ABC transporter; NMT1/THI5 like~TIGRFAM: nitrate transport ATP-binding subunits C and D) translates to MSFFVEVDHIDRVFDLPNGGQYIALKNIDLKIRQGEFVSLIGHSGCGKSTLLNILAGLDRPTNGGVVLEGREVTQPGPDRMVVFQNYSLLPWLTVQQNIELAVNKVMKNLPKAERDSIVEHHINLVGLRHAVHKKPKELSGGMKQRVAIARALAIRPKLLLLDEPLGALDALTRGNLQEQLMRICEESQITCVMVTHDVDEALLLSDRIVMMTNGPEAQIGQILDVPFPHPRHRLEVVNHPSYYALRNEIVYFLNQQKRDKKRKAKKAVAIARHGLEKVNLDIGFVPLTDCAPLVVAKEKGFFTKHGLEEVTLSREPSWKAISEGMASKRLDAAQMVAGMPFAMTLGFGGKAPLPMVTSLVLSRNGNAITLDKDLFDQGVRSLEDLAHHVKQTLETSRTLGIVHPTSMHNLMLRYWLASGGIDPDQEVNLAVIPPAQMLSNLIANNIDGYCAGEPWNSRAVYEGHGIIVATDLDIWAGHPEKVLGVQEEWANQHPQTYLALVKALIEACEYCDDRRNREEILELLCKPEYVGSAPEYTRPGFIDPYNYGMGEEPYNLLRFNQFYVDASNYPQPSESLWILTQLARWGITPFPKNWVEILQRTHRLDVYREAAQAVGLPPSEPNRKPFQLFDEVVFNPDDPIGYLNSFAIHSNIRIEEIRLDDITTVAA
- a CDS encoding protein of unknown function DUF1830 (IMG reference gene:2510094160~PFAM: Domain of unknown function (DUF1830)) is translated as MISTFSPLPSDLSDRILCYYINTTNQIQRARITNIPNWLFERIIFPKQRLLFEAIPDALLEIHACSTLGETLLNQIPCLRLRVNEISLLKPPLAPSGFEPVEQPNLVEE
- a CDS encoding nitrate transport ATP-binding subunits C and D (IMG reference gene:2510094161~PFAM: ABC transporter~TIGRFAM: nitrate transport ATP-binding subunits C and D), which gives rise to MRPNIHTTPMQTLTSPQTPTLTQKQPAFLEVDNVSKVYPSPQGDCTVLDGVNLSVQEGEFVCVIGHSGCGKSTLLNMIAGFNQPTSGEVRLKGNKINRPGPDRMVVFQNYSLLPWKTAYENIYLAVNAVYPQKSKQEKTDIVREHLAMVGLEEAAHKKPGQLSGGMKQRVSIARALSIYPEILILDEPFGALDAITREELQDELVKIWEEHRITVMMVTHDIDEALFLADRIVMMTNGPAAKIGEIMEVHFPHPRNRTQMMEDPDYYTLRNQALDFLFGRYAHPED